gtgtggcagtatggaggaggtcagagagatatggaggggaggttgtgtatggatttgaaggtgaggagatattttgtagttgatccggtgtgtgatggggagccagtggagctgttgcaggatgggtgtgatgtggtggatggaggtggtacgtgtgatgatacgggcggctgaagTAATTATGTGATAAAAATAGGTATCAAAATAATCTGATAAAAGGCAGCTGTACTAAAATATCCTTCCCCTGAACGTTTTGAAAGTCTGCATTGTCTCCAGCACTGCTGATGTCTCTCATGTTGTTGACTTTTAATGTAtggtttgaaaaaaacaacaaccaacagatgtttgtttgagaacagattgttagctgctcttcatcgTCCTCAGATTACCACTGATGGGAGCAGGGATGTCATTATgatggattgtgttcctcctgcttttgctcccACTCTGTGTCGTCTCCAGGTGACCCTTATGAAGTATTTAAAGAAGAACAACCTGGACAAGTGCAACATCGTGCGGTTCATCGAGATGACCCCGCTGAGGTACAGCATGAAAGCTCTGGTGTTCGAGATGCTGGATTTTACTCTGTGTCGGCACCTCAGAGTCGGCCGAGACGTCCCCGTTCTGGAACTAATCGACGTCAGGAGCATCATCCAACAGGTACGCACACAACACCAACATTAGCAAGCTTTCTCCGCTACTCATGAACTGTTTAAAGGAagatgatgaaagaaagaagcaaaaaatGTTTAGGTCACTTGTGTGTCAGTGTACTGAATGTGGTCTCTGTTTGTTGGATTTACAGATGGCAACAGCGTTGGACGCCCTGAAGACCCACAGTTGGACAACATCATGGTAGTGGCCCGTGCAGAGCAGCCCCTTCGGATCAAGCTCATCGACTTTGGGTTGGCTATTCCCGcctgcagagcagagcagggctCCACTGTACAAACGCTCACCTACGGGTAAGCAACATCGCTCCTGACTCTCATGTCACACatgatatgtgtgtgttagataTAGGCAGTGTTCTTCATCAAATGCTCTGCTTTTGTTTCACACACAGGGCTCCAGAGATTATTTTGGGCCTGCAATTCTCAGAGGCTGTCGACATGTGGTCTCTGGGCGTAGTAATGGCTTTCATCCTGACCGGAGAGTCGCTCTTTGAAGCGAGCAATGATTACGATGCGGTAAGTATTTAACAACTCCTCTTTCCTGCCCTTTTAACTTAACATAAGCAAGAAAAATATCACGCTATAAAATGGGCTGCAGATGTGGTGCTAACGTAGCACAGGTTTTGTCATCAGGTCTAGTGATATGAAAAGCGGCAGCCCAAGCTTTTTGAAAGGATTTGTGATATATATCATTGACACTTTGAGAAGTAAAGAGATGGAGTTACCTTTGTTGatgtgattctgtgtttttcGCAGATGCATGGAATGGTGGAGCTTCTTGGTGTTCCTGCGGACCATCTCCTAGAAGCTGGGAAGTACTCCACCTCGTATTTTAGTAAAGACCAAACAGGCCAGTGGAAACTTAAAGTAAGACCCTGAACCTCTCATCATCATTTCTACCACAGTTAGGATTACACTGTCCTACATTTTCCATACATTGAATGTTCTTTCAGATGCCTGAGGAGTTCTGGCTGGACGAGACTCCTCCTGCAGACTGCAGGCACTACACTTTGAGGGACCTGGACGAGCTGGAGACAGTGAGTGTTTAAGCTGTTGTTCTGCAGCTTTGAATGAATCTGTTT
This is a stretch of genomic DNA from Notolabrus celidotus isolate fNotCel1 chromosome 17, fNotCel1.pri, whole genome shotgun sequence. It encodes these proteins:
- the LOC117829182 gene encoding homeodomain-interacting protein kinase 1-like isoform X1, translating into MVVARAEQPLRIKLIDFGLAIPACRAEQGSTVQTLTYGAPEIILGLQFSEAVDMWSLGVVMAFILTGESLFEASNDYDAMHGMVELLGVPADHLLEAGKYSTSYFSKDQTGQWKLKMPEEFWLDETPPADCRHYTLRDLDELETLPLPNLTDGDADEKKECIHLLKVMLRLDEDERITPSQVLSHPFITRGTLKQSSDLISSCSESREAPPSTPISILVKSAPPECCLRLHEDLVFLHIFLRTAAGKRRHLMTTASLQVGNIVNVQD
- the LOC117829182 gene encoding homeodomain-interacting protein kinase 1-like isoform X2 — encoded protein: MVVARAEQPLRIKLIDFGLAIPACRAEQGSTVQTLTYGAPEIILGLQFSEAVDMWSLGVVMAFILTGESLFEASNDYDAMHGMVELLGVPADHLLEAGKYSTSYFSKDQTGQWKLKMPEEFWLDETPPADCRHYTLRDLDELETLPLPNLTDGDADEKKECIHLLKVMLRLDEDERITPSQVLSHPFITRGTLKQSSDLISSCSESREAPPSTPISILVKSAPPECCLRLHEDLVFLHIFLRTAAGKRRHLMTTASLQFSPSLAEQ